From one Actinomyces sp. Marseille-P3109 genomic stretch:
- a CDS encoding nodulation protein NfeD — MSIFAWCAIIGCAILLAGILLDGVLDAFLPDGLVPVLALPVAVFGAIGMGMTAVSGSAATHVPVAVVWGVPAALAVASGAVTRWLWNRLRRSMPLDTAPPTAAELVGEKVTVLWWKDGSGEVRAITRGSQLTLPARSEEPLRSGQSAWVLDAVDSTLTIVPWEQISS; from the coding sequence GTGAGCATTTTTGCCTGGTGCGCGATCATCGGATGCGCCATTCTCCTGGCCGGGATCCTTCTCGACGGCGTACTCGACGCGTTCCTCCCCGATGGGCTCGTGCCGGTCCTCGCTCTGCCGGTGGCGGTCTTCGGCGCCATCGGCATGGGAATGACAGCGGTGTCGGGATCGGCAGCGACGCACGTACCGGTCGCCGTCGTGTGGGGTGTTCCCGCAGCACTGGCAGTCGCCTCCGGCGCAGTCACGCGCTGGCTGTGGAACCGTCTCAGGCGCTCCATGCCGCTGGACACGGCTCCGCCCACCGCCGCGGAGCTGGTCGGTGAGAAGGTCACCGTCCTGTGGTGGAAGGACGGCAGCGGCGAGGTTCGCGCCATCACGCGCGGCAGCCAGCTCACCCTGCCGGCGCGCTCCGAGGAGCCGCTGCGCTCGGGCCAGAGCGCCTGGGTGCTCGACGCCGTCGACTCCACCCTGACCATCGTCCCCTGGGAGCAGATCAGCAGCTGA
- the dhaL gene encoding dihydroxyacetone kinase subunit DhaL — MTEEATDARQALTVTDLEAWVRRTAELVTEHAEELTDLDAAIGDADHGTNMKRGLTAAVDAVEAGDFAGADALLKKVGMTLVSTVGGASGPLYGTFFLRTGGALSGQDSIDAPALAAGLGAGIGGIAARGRATTGEKTMLDAWSPALEALRAHPDDLAAGVSAAARAAAEGRDATKPMVATKGRASYLGERSAGHIDPGAASTALILAALDDVVSGRTV, encoded by the coding sequence ATGACGGAAGAAGCGACAGACGCCCGTCAGGCGTTGACGGTGACGGACCTGGAGGCCTGGGTGCGCCGCACCGCCGAGCTCGTCACCGAGCATGCCGAGGAGCTCACGGACCTGGACGCCGCCATCGGCGACGCCGACCACGGCACCAACATGAAGCGCGGCCTGACAGCCGCCGTCGACGCGGTCGAGGCCGGTGACTTCGCCGGCGCCGACGCGCTGCTCAAGAAGGTCGGCATGACCCTGGTCTCCACGGTCGGGGGCGCCTCCGGCCCCCTGTACGGCACCTTCTTCCTGCGCACCGGCGGCGCCCTGTCAGGTCAGGACAGCATCGACGCCCCGGCACTCGCGGCCGGCCTGGGGGCCGGGATCGGCGGCATCGCAGCGCGAGGCCGTGCCACCACCGGGGAGAAGACCATGCTCGACGCCTGGAGCCCGGCCCTCGAGGCGCTGCGAGCCCACCCCGACGACCTCGCCGCGGGCGTCTCCGCTGCGGCGCGGGCCGCGGCCGAGGGACGCGACGCCACCAAGCCCATGGTGGCCACCAAGGGACGGGCCTCCTACCTGGGGGAGCGCTCGGCAGGGCACATCGACCCCGGTGCCGCCTCGACCGCCCTCATCCTGGCCGCCCTCGACGACGTCGTCTCCGGGAGGACTGTGTGA
- a CDS encoding L-ribulose-5-phosphate 4-epimerase: MSERIILTDLDEQMQEAVADTRRRVAALHAELPRWGLVVWTAGNVSERVVVDRGDGPVKTDLFVIKPSGVSYDELTAETMVVCTLDGEKIDDGTPASLTPSSDTAAHAYVYRHRSDVGGVVHTHSPYATAWAARRQPIPCALTMMGDEFGGDIPIGPFALIGDDSIGRGIVETLEGSRSPAVLMANHGPFTVGKDARDAVKAAVMCEEVARTMSIAEQLGDVKPIPADMVDRLNDRYQNVYGQH, from the coding sequence ATGAGCGAGAGGATCATCCTGACCGACCTCGACGAGCAGATGCAGGAGGCGGTTGCGGACACCAGACGTCGGGTAGCCGCCCTGCACGCCGAGCTGCCCCGGTGGGGGCTGGTGGTGTGGACCGCAGGCAACGTCTCCGAGCGGGTCGTCGTCGACCGCGGTGATGGGCCCGTCAAGACCGACTTGTTCGTCATCAAGCCCTCCGGCGTCTCCTACGACGAGCTGACCGCGGAGACGATGGTGGTCTGCACGCTCGACGGCGAGAAGATCGACGACGGCACGCCGGCCTCCCTGACGCCCTCCTCGGACACGGCCGCGCACGCCTACGTCTACCGTCACCGCAGCGATGTCGGTGGCGTGGTCCACACCCACTCCCCCTACGCCACCGCCTGGGCCGCGCGACGCCAGCCGATCCCCTGCGCCCTGACGATGATGGGAGACGAGTTCGGCGGCGACATCCCGATCGGACCCTTCGCCCTCATCGGCGACGACTCGATCGGCCGCGGCATTGTGGAGACCCTGGAGGGCTCCAGATCTCCGGCGGTCCTCATGGCCAACCACGGCCCCTTCACCGTCGGCAAGGACGCGCGCGACGCCGTCAAGGCCGCCGTCATGTGTGAGGAGGTCGCCCGCACGATGAGCATCGCCGAGCAGCTCGGCGATGTGAAGCCGATCCCGGCCGACATGGTGGATCGCCTCAACGACCGCTACCAGAACGTCTACGGCCAGCACTGA
- a CDS encoding MFS transporter — translation MTSSVASALKERTESAQETQEETTVMTARRPGRRAVMVSAVLTQLMIVLDLTIIAIALPRMQDDLGMTVSQSPWTVTGYSLAFGGLVLFGGRLCAVAGIRRSYQVGLIGFGIASLVAGMAASFPMLLIARVAQGCFGALLAPTSQSLLNVTFTERTERERVFAIFGATGGLGAAVGLLVGGALTDWLSWRWALYINIFLAAAALLIGQRSLPPADHRDRGSRITDDLTGLVLGCGACFSAVYGLDRAQQTSWTSMSTVTWLALGGVAAVLFVVREHFASRPVLPLSMMALPVRAASYATQFIAGAAQMGAIIYLTYYMQNHFGYSPFKSGVVFLPMVASLIATAIPAGRVIVPRLGARGTLPLGLAVLAGSFLILSRMTTDSNYSQVALPGLIVFGIGLGLTMPVTFNSGTRGVDAKQTGLASAILSAAQQIGGSFGVALMTSYATQHAEDYVTEHTEEVKAAAMEAMMRAQALPQSPAGRQIIETLRGQLIDRAQIEAYSGGFTMMAWVLAGATMVLVACGIGLSIRRRRAR, via the coding sequence ATGACATCCTCAGTGGCATCCGCTCTCAAGGAGCGGACCGAGTCGGCACAGGAGACACAGGAGGAGACGACCGTCATGACCGCGCGGCGGCCGGGACGCCGTGCGGTCATGGTCAGCGCCGTCCTCACCCAGCTGATGATCGTCCTGGACCTGACGATCATCGCCATCGCCCTGCCTCGGATGCAGGACGACCTGGGAATGACCGTGTCCCAGAGCCCGTGGACGGTCACCGGCTACAGCCTGGCCTTCGGTGGCCTGGTGCTCTTCGGGGGAAGGCTCTGCGCCGTGGCGGGCATCCGCCGCTCCTACCAGGTGGGACTGATCGGCTTCGGGATCGCCAGCCTGGTGGCCGGGATGGCGGCATCCTTCCCGATGCTGCTGATCGCCCGCGTGGCCCAGGGCTGCTTCGGCGCCCTGCTGGCCCCCACCTCGCAGTCACTGCTCAATGTCACCTTCACCGAGCGCACTGAGCGCGAGCGCGTCTTCGCGATCTTCGGCGCCACCGGCGGGCTGGGCGCAGCCGTCGGACTGCTCGTCGGCGGGGCGCTGACCGACTGGCTCAGCTGGCGCTGGGCGCTCTACATCAACATCTTCCTGGCCGCTGCGGCCCTGCTCATCGGGCAGCGCAGCCTGCCTCCGGCCGATCATCGAGACCGCGGCTCGCGCATCACTGACGACCTGACCGGCCTGGTCCTGGGCTGCGGGGCCTGCTTCAGCGCCGTCTACGGCCTCGACCGGGCCCAGCAGACCTCCTGGACCTCGATGTCGACCGTCACCTGGCTGGCGCTCGGCGGAGTCGCCGCGGTGCTGTTCGTGGTCCGCGAGCACTTCGCGAGCCGCCCGGTGCTCCCCCTGTCGATGATGGCACTACCGGTGCGGGCGGCCTCCTACGCCACGCAGTTCATCGCCGGCGCCGCCCAGATGGGGGCGATCATCTATCTGACCTACTACATGCAGAACCACTTCGGCTACTCGCCCTTCAAGAGCGGCGTCGTCTTCCTGCCGATGGTCGCCTCCCTGATCGCCACCGCGATCCCTGCCGGACGCGTCATCGTGCCCAGGCTCGGGGCGCGCGGTACCCTGCCACTGGGGCTGGCGGTACTGGCAGGTTCCTTCCTCATCCTCTCGCGCATGACGACGGATTCGAACTACTCCCAGGTCGCCCTGCCCGGCCTCATCGTCTTCGGGATCGGCCTGGGGCTGACGATGCCGGTCACCTTCAACTCCGGCACGCGCGGGGTGGACGCGAAGCAGACCGGACTGGCCTCGGCGATCCTGAGCGCGGCCCAGCAGATCGGCGGTTCCTTCGGAGTGGCACTCATGACGTCCTACGCCACCCAGCACGCCGAGGACTACGTGACCGAGCACACCGAGGAGGTCAAGGCGGCCGCCATGGAGGCGATGATGCGGGCTCAGGCCCTGCCGCAGTCGCCTGCGGGCAGGCAGATCATCGAGACCCTCCGGGGCCAGCTCATCGACCGGGCGCAGATCGAGGCCTACTCCGGCGGCTTCACGATGATGGCCTGGGTCCTGGCCGGGGCCACGATGGTGCTGGTGGCCTGCGGGATCGGCCTGAGCATCCGACGTCGCCGCGCGCGGTAG
- a CDS encoding MFS transporter, which translates to MSTHTHTEHDAAPLGRTAPEQIDNHRLTGHQKSLIGMAIVGNVSEFFDMFLIGFIVNMLIETPGWSLTGFHSGVILAGAGLGTVLGSITWGRMADVWGRKHAFIWCIIVLVVFTAASAVTPVNGWILLAILRTGVGFGVGGLNITSVPFVQEFVPAKQRGLLAGLTSVFIPAGIFLGGLVTRYFGDALGWRGLIAVGCIPIVLLVWTRFVPESPRFLQSRGREEEARAAYAWAMEIPVEQVADLPPIPDKSSASYSVVFTKYPKQLLVVALGSFSFILGSFTVQSWGQTLLGQSFKFEASTVATLFMLVSLGDLLGRLGSAWISDRIGRRWTMFGCGMIGAVGALIAAFSTRMVHGDEIGNAGYVFFAGIFIVMMFGDGAFGILNAFGGEQFPTEARSTGLGLGYGIGSVAKVVGPYFVGALIGGSALSAEVVFLPFIIFAVLLFAGGIIYLFARETKGASLEDI; encoded by the coding sequence ATGAGCACCCACACACATACTGAGCACGATGCTGCGCCGCTGGGGCGCACCGCTCCCGAACAGATCGACAACCACCGCCTCACCGGCCACCAGAAGTCCCTCATCGGAATGGCCATCGTGGGCAACGTGTCGGAGTTCTTCGACATGTTCCTCATCGGCTTCATCGTCAACATGCTGATCGAGACCCCGGGATGGAGCCTCACCGGCTTCCACTCCGGCGTCATCCTGGCCGGAGCGGGTCTGGGCACGGTCCTGGGCTCCATCACCTGGGGGCGGATGGCCGACGTGTGGGGACGCAAGCACGCCTTCATCTGGTGCATCATCGTCCTCGTCGTCTTCACCGCCGCCTCGGCCGTCACCCCGGTCAACGGCTGGATCCTGCTGGCGATCCTGCGCACCGGCGTCGGGTTCGGCGTGGGCGGCCTGAACATCACCTCGGTGCCCTTCGTCCAGGAGTTCGTGCCCGCCAAGCAGCGCGGCCTCCTGGCGGGCCTCACCAGCGTCTTCATTCCCGCGGGCATCTTCCTGGGCGGGCTGGTCACCAGGTACTTCGGTGACGCCCTGGGCTGGCGCGGACTCATCGCCGTCGGCTGCATCCCCATCGTCCTGCTGGTCTGGACCCGCTTCGTCCCGGAGTCGCCGCGCTTCCTGCAGTCCCGGGGACGTGAGGAGGAGGCCAGGGCCGCCTACGCCTGGGCCATGGAGATCCCCGTCGAACAGGTCGCTGATCTGCCGCCCATCCCCGACAAGAGCTCCGCATCCTACTCAGTGGTCTTCACCAAGTACCCCAAGCAGCTGCTTGTCGTGGCCCTCGGTTCCTTCTCCTTCATCCTGGGCTCCTTCACCGTCCAGTCCTGGGGACAGACGCTGCTGGGCCAGTCCTTCAAGTTCGAGGCCAGCACGGTCGCGACCCTGTTCATGCTCGTCTCGCTGGGAGACCTGCTGGGACGCCTGGGCTCGGCCTGGATCTCCGACCGGATCGGGCGGCGCTGGACGATGTTCGGCTGCGGCATGATCGGCGCCGTCGGGGCCCTGATAGCGGCCTTCTCCACCCGCATGGTCCACGGGGACGAGATCGGCAACGCCGGCTACGTGTTCTTCGCGGGCATCTTCATCGTCATGATGTTCGGCGACGGCGCCTTCGGCATCCTCAACGCCTTCGGCGGTGAGCAGTTCCCGACCGAGGCCCGGTCCACCGGTCTGGGGCTGGGGTACGGAATCGGATCGGTCGCCAAGGTCGTCGGCCCATACTTCGTGGGAGCCCTCATCGGAGGCAGCGCGCTGAGCGCCGAGGTGGTGTTCCTGCCCTTCATCATCTTCGCGGTGCTGCTCTTCGCCGGAGGCATCATCTACCTCTTCGCCCGTGAGACGAAGGGCGCCTCCCTGGAGGACATCTGA
- a CDS encoding potassium channel family protein, translating to MPAPPSRTDSTLVIGLGRFGSAVAATLDRLGREVLAVEANPAIVRQWTGRIPLVEADATDVEALEQLGATEFGTAVVGVATSLEASVLITGNLVDLETPQIWAKAISRAHGRILRRIGAHHVVYPEFDAGQRAAHLVSGRMLDYIEMEKGGFTIVKMRPPTELHGFTIGQSKVRSRYGVTVFGLMSPGEPFEYATPDTLVSAEDVLVVGGDAALLERFANRP from the coding sequence ATGCCCGCCCCGCCCTCGCGCACCGACTCCACGCTCGTCATCGGGCTGGGACGCTTCGGCTCCGCCGTCGCCGCCACCCTTGACCGGCTCGGGCGAGAGGTCCTGGCCGTCGAGGCCAATCCCGCGATCGTGCGCCAGTGGACCGGCCGCATCCCCCTGGTGGAGGCCGACGCCACGGACGTGGAGGCCCTCGAGCAGCTGGGAGCCACCGAGTTCGGCACGGCGGTCGTGGGGGTGGCGACCTCCCTGGAGGCCTCCGTCCTCATCACCGGCAACCTCGTGGACCTGGAGACCCCCCAGATCTGGGCCAAGGCCATCTCCCGCGCCCACGGTCGCATCCTGAGACGCATCGGCGCCCACCACGTCGTCTACCCCGAGTTCGACGCCGGTCAGCGCGCCGCCCACCTGGTCTCGGGGCGCATGCTCGACTACATCGAGATGGAGAAGGGCGGCTTCACCATCGTCAAGATGCGCCCGCCCACGGAGCTGCACGGCTTCACCATCGGCCAGTCCAAGGTGCGCTCGCGCTACGGGGTGACGGTCTTCGGCCTCATGAGCCCGGGCGAGCCCTTCGAGTACGCCACCCCGGACACGCTGGTCTCGGCCGAGGACGTGCTCGTCGTCGGCGGGGACGCCGCCCTGCTGGAGCGTTTCGCCAACCGCCCCTGA
- a CDS encoding TetR/AcrR family transcriptional regulator, whose amino-acid sequence MPRVTAAHRDRQRSRILQAAEKCFARSGFQATSMDEVIATAGMSSSTVYRYFPEGKRSLVREVLNRRMRPLIERIRQLAEPEELPDFEQGFIEALVLLNYERDDIEQRTAETSSTSRRASARRDEARKDADDVGLSAWAPLAYHAWGELTRDPEMRVMVQENYHDIRSGLIRLCRNGQRAGTISGRLGPEQLASLIQSVSLGLIVEQLITGRADVESAAATLGHLLAPDRPDPEGT is encoded by the coding sequence ATGCCACGAGTGACCGCCGCCCACCGGGATCGCCAAAGGTCCCGAATCCTTCAGGCCGCCGAGAAGTGCTTCGCCCGCAGCGGCTTCCAGGCCACCTCCATGGATGAGGTCATCGCAACGGCCGGGATGTCGTCGTCGACCGTGTACCGTTACTTCCCCGAGGGCAAGCGCTCTCTTGTGCGCGAGGTCCTGAACCGGCGGATGAGGCCACTCATCGAGCGGATCAGGCAGCTCGCCGAGCCCGAGGAGCTGCCCGACTTCGAGCAGGGATTCATCGAGGCGCTCGTCCTGCTCAACTACGAGCGCGACGACATCGAGCAGCGCACCGCCGAGACCTCCTCCACCTCGCGGCGGGCCTCCGCTCGGCGGGACGAGGCCCGCAAGGATGCTGACGACGTCGGACTGAGCGCCTGGGCGCCACTGGCCTACCACGCCTGGGGTGAGCTGACCCGTGACCCCGAGATGCGCGTCATGGTCCAGGAGAACTACCACGACATCCGCAGTGGCCTCATCCGCCTGTGCCGCAATGGGCAGAGGGCCGGAACGATCTCCGGTCGCCTGGGCCCCGAGCAGCTGGCCTCACTCATCCAGAGCGTGTCCCTCGGCCTCATCGTCGAGCAGCTCATCACCGGCCGCGCGGATGTGGAGAGTGCGGCCGCGACCCTCGGGCACCTGCTCGCCCCGGACAGGCCGGATCCCGAAGGGACCTGA
- a CDS encoding SPFH domain-containing protein, translating into MDTMLIGAIVIIVIIVLLVVAYLFSRIVVVPSNLTGLISGSNRGTVKIIHPGGRDFVLPVIQSIQYLPFTQTTIGFKVTAEDENKINVNVAAVAAVKVGDSDEQVRAAAKRFLGKANTDQAIADSAREALIGSLRSIIGHMTVTDLISDRDALQRNVFDDAKSIMANMGLEIDMLQVSEITDAGGYIESLGVPEQQRVEKDARIARANAEREARDAEVTSRQQIAERERDLSLRQAQLKAETDKAQADADSAGPIARAAKEREIAIIGQEAAEAKAALTERELDSTVRKPADAARYQREQEAQASKTEALLRAEAEAERTRLDAQAQAQATVARAEAEAKATAARARAEADAIAARGQAEADTIRAAGEAEAKAMSDKADALAKYGEAATRQMLLDRAPEIARALSEPLASVRDLSIISTEGASALPKAVASNVEQLDVILRSLVGTGLTDMVGSHLPGSGSSEAHGSKAPADVVEHLEG; encoded by the coding sequence ATGGACACAATGCTCATCGGCGCCATCGTCATCATCGTCATCATCGTGCTGCTGGTAGTCGCCTACCTGTTTAGCCGGATCGTCGTCGTCCCCTCCAACCTCACCGGTCTGATCTCCGGTTCGAACCGGGGCACGGTCAAGATCATTCACCCCGGTGGACGCGACTTCGTCCTGCCGGTCATCCAGTCCATCCAGTACCTGCCCTTCACCCAGACCACGATCGGTTTCAAGGTCACCGCCGAGGACGAGAACAAGATCAACGTCAACGTCGCCGCTGTCGCCGCCGTCAAGGTGGGTGACTCCGACGAGCAGGTGCGCGCCGCGGCCAAGCGCTTCCTGGGCAAGGCCAACACGGACCAGGCCATCGCCGACTCCGCCCGTGAGGCGCTCATCGGCTCCCTGCGCTCGATCATCGGGCACATGACGGTCACCGACCTCATCTCCGACCGCGACGCCCTTCAGCGCAACGTCTTCGATGACGCCAAGAGCATCATGGCCAACATGGGCCTGGAGATCGACATGCTCCAGGTCTCCGAGATCACCGACGCCGGCGGTTACATCGAGTCCCTGGGTGTGCCCGAGCAGCAGCGCGTCGAGAAGGACGCCCGCATCGCCCGGGCCAACGCCGAGCGCGAGGCCCGCGACGCCGAGGTCACCTCCCGTCAGCAGATCGCCGAGCGCGAGCGCGACCTGTCCCTGCGTCAGGCCCAGCTCAAGGCCGAGACGGACAAGGCTCAGGCCGACGCCGACTCCGCCGGCCCGATCGCCCGCGCCGCCAAGGAGCGCGAGATCGCCATCATCGGGCAGGAGGCAGCCGAGGCCAAGGCCGCCCTGACCGAGCGCGAGCTCGACTCCACGGTGCGCAAGCCCGCCGACGCCGCCCGCTACCAGCGCGAGCAGGAGGCCCAGGCCTCCAAGACCGAGGCACTGCTGCGCGCCGAGGCCGAGGCCGAGCGCACCCGGTTGGACGCCCAGGCCCAGGCCCAGGCCACCGTGGCCCGCGCGGAGGCCGAGGCCAAGGCGACCGCCGCCCGGGCCCGCGCCGAGGCCGACGCCATTGCGGCCCGAGGCCAGGCCGAGGCCGACACGATCCGCGCCGCCGGTGAGGCCGAGGCCAAGGCGATGAGTGACAAGGCCGACGCCCTGGCCAAGTACGGCGAGGCGGCCACCCGCCAGATGCTGCTGGACAGGGCCCCCGAGATCGCGCGGGCCCTGAGCGAGCCGCTGGCCAGCGTGCGCGATCTGTCGATCATCTCCACCGAGGGAGCCTCGGCCCTGCCCAAGGCCGTGGCCAGCAACGTCGAGCAGCTCGACGTCATCCTGCGCAGCCTGGTGGGCACGGGCCTGACCGACATGGTGGGCAGCCACCTGCCGGGGTCCGGCTCCTCCGAGGCGCACGGCAGCAAGGCCCCGGCCGACGTCGTCGAGCACCTGGAGGGCTGA
- the dhaK gene encoding dihydroxyacetone kinase subunit DhaK produces MKKLINSVDNVVTDALRGMAAAHPHELEVDLDQHIIYRRHRKEEGKVAIISGGGSGHEPLHGGFVGTGMLDAACAGEIFTSPVPDQMVAATTAVDRGAGVLHIVKNYTGDVMNFEMAAEIVDADSGIQVASVVTNDDVAVEDSLYTAGRRGVGVTVMVEKIAGAAAEEGRPLDEVAAVATRVNAAGRSMGMALTSCTVPANGKPSFDLPADEMEIGIGIHGEPGRHRETIAPAAEVAERLVTPVLAELAELPDAAGPDEGVIAMVNGMGATPLLELYLMYGEIARLLEAAGITVARNLVGNYITSLDMAGCSLTLVRADAELLRLWDAPVSTPGLRWGV; encoded by the coding sequence ATGAAGAAACTCATCAACTCCGTTGACAACGTGGTCACGGACGCCCTGCGGGGCATGGCCGCGGCCCACCCCCACGAGCTCGAGGTCGACCTCGACCAGCACATCATCTACCGCCGCCACCGCAAGGAGGAGGGCAAGGTCGCCATCATCTCCGGCGGCGGCAGCGGGCACGAGCCCCTCCACGGCGGCTTCGTGGGCACCGGCATGCTCGACGCCGCCTGCGCCGGTGAGATCTTCACCTCCCCGGTCCCCGACCAGATGGTCGCCGCCACCACCGCCGTCGACCGCGGCGCCGGCGTCCTGCACATCGTCAAGAACTACACCGGCGACGTCATGAACTTCGAGATGGCCGCCGAGATCGTCGACGCCGACTCCGGCATCCAGGTCGCCAGCGTCGTCACCAACGACGACGTCGCCGTCGAGGACTCCCTCTACACCGCTGGACGGCGCGGCGTGGGCGTGACCGTCATGGTGGAGAAGATCGCCGGCGCCGCCGCGGAGGAGGGCCGCCCGCTGGATGAGGTCGCGGCCGTCGCCACGCGCGTCAACGCCGCCGGCCGCTCCATGGGCATGGCCCTGACCTCCTGCACCGTTCCGGCCAATGGCAAGCCCTCCTTCGACCTGCCGGCCGACGAGATGGAGATCGGTATCGGCATCCACGGTGAGCCCGGTCGCCACCGTGAGACGATCGCCCCCGCCGCCGAGGTCGCCGAGCGCCTCGTCACCCCCGTCCTGGCTGAGCTGGCCGAGCTGCCCGACGCGGCCGGCCCCGACGAGGGCGTCATCGCCATGGTCAACGGCATGGGCGCCACCCCGTTGCTCGAGCTCTACCTCATGTACGGCGAGATCGCCCGCCTCCTTGAGGCCGCCGGGATCACGGTGGCCCGCAACCTCGTGGGCAACTACATCACCAGCCTCGACATGGCCGGCTGCTCCCTGACCCTGGTGCGCGCCGACGCCGAGCTGCTGCGCCTGTGGGACGCCCCCGTGAGCACCCCCGGCCTGCGCTGGGGCGTCTGA
- the dhaM gene encoding dihydroxyacetone kinase phosphoryl donor subunit DhaM: MPQPAEPSGTAASVGIVLVSHSRALAEAALDLARRLIVAVDVPVELAAGLADGELGTDPGAVVSAVERLADRCDGVLVLADLGSGIMSVEMALEMLDPAVAERVRLSAAPFVEGLLGAYGAAGIGKDLSAVVTEVDGAAEAKRSQVCAF; this comes from the coding sequence ATGCCTCAGCCGGCAGAGCCGAGCGGCACGGCTGCGAGCGTCGGCATCGTCCTGGTCTCCCACTCCCGCGCCCTGGCCGAGGCCGCGCTCGACCTGGCGCGCCGGCTCATCGTGGCCGTCGACGTCCCCGTCGAGCTGGCCGCAGGGCTCGCCGACGGCGAGCTGGGGACCGACCCCGGTGCCGTTGTCTCCGCCGTCGAGCGGCTCGCCGACCGTTGCGACGGCGTCCTGGTCCTGGCGGACCTGGGCAGCGGCATCATGAGCGTCGAGATGGCCCTGGAGATGCTCGACCCGGCCGTCGCCGAGCGGGTTCGGCTCTCCGCGGCCCCCTTCGTCGAGGGGCTGCTCGGTGCCTACGGCGCCGCCGGGATCGGTAAGGACCTGTCGGCTGTGGTCACAGAGGTCGACGGCGCCGCCGAGGCCAAGCGCTCCCAGGTCTGCGCCTTCTGA